A genomic segment from Ignavibacteria bacterium encodes:
- a CDS encoding T9SS type A sorting domain-containing protein, whose protein sequence is MVLFDIADSVDYILTKWKFVESNFDYVALLNTLIELNSSFATSFADTDIIATSPLQLDGDKLLRTVNYLRKGPSSRSVSPFFFQNRNRDYLPETFSLEQNYPNPFNPLTVIRYSLSDNSAVMLKVYDILGKEVVTLLNNEETEAGEYEINFDATNLPSGVYFYRLSVSQNGILRYNETKKLMLMK, encoded by the coding sequence ATGGTGCTGTTCGATATTGCCGATAGCGTTGATTATATCTTGACAAAATGGAAATTTGTTGAAAGCAATTTCGATTATGTTGCGTTACTCAATACGTTAATTGAATTAAATTCTTCGTTTGCTACGTCATTTGCAGATACTGATATTATTGCAACATCGCCATTGCAACTCGACGGCGATAAATTGCTTCGAACGGTGAACTATCTAAGAAAAGGACCATCTTCGCGTTCCGTTTCACCATTCTTTTTTCAAAACCGCAACCGCGACTATCTACCAGAAACATTTTCTTTGGAGCAAAACTATCCGAATCCTTTTAACCCGTTAACTGTTATTCGTTATTCGTTATCCGATAATAGTGCTGTAATGCTGAAAGTGTACGACATTCTTGGAAAAGAAGTTGTTACATTATTGAACAACGAAGAAACAGAAGCAGGTGAATATGAAATAAATTTCGATGCTACGAATTTACCAAGCGGTGTGTATTTCTATCGGTTAAGTGTTTCGCAAAATGGAATTTTGCGTTACAATGAGACGAAGAAACTTATGCTGATGAAATAA